The region GCGCGAGTGAATTGGAACGCACAGTGCCAACGTGGGCCGGATTCTTTTCCTTTCTCTGGAAGAAAAGATTCTGCTGATGGAACCCTTTCCGTTTCTGATGCTCTCCGAGTTTTTTCCATCCGCACAGTTGTGAGTTTTAAAGACAACGAGATGGGACGTAATCTTCTAGGGGAAGTACTGAAAGAGAGATCTTCCAATTACTTAAGCCAAGAATTTCACTTGTAACAAACTTTCTTTCTCCGATACTTGAAAAAGGTAAGTCACTTACTTGTTTTAAGTATTGTGGGAGGGGGTTGGAAACATGCGTTGGAATTTTTTCGTTTCCTTCCTTTTCTTAGGTTGGTTGTTTTCATGTAACCAGGTGAATCCCAGGGACGAGCTTCTTTTCACGATTGTCAGTGGACTTAGTCCGATTGCAACAACCACCATAATTTCGATTCCAACGACAGGTAAGATCAATGTCTCCAGTGCTAGTGTCACTCTCACTTACGGGACACCGCAAAACTTTGGAATTTCCCTCGTCAGACAACCCACTGCCAATGTTACAATTACTCTCACGTTTACTTCCTCTAAGTTACAAGTAAACGGATCCAACTCTCCACTAACAAACGTTCTCACTTTTACACCAGCAAACTATAGTGCTGTCCAAACGGTTAGTTTATCTTCTGCTACACAAATTATAGATTCCTCTAGTCTCAGTGTCACTGCGAGTAGCACAGACAGCTATTATAACGGAACGAGCGGTTCCATTCCGATCACTCATAGAAACGTCAATATTGTTTATACGGGAAGTTCGTTTATCTTTCAAGAAGATGTAGTGGCACCAACTCTCACTCCTACGATTAGCTTTTCACATACTTCTTGTTCGGTGGCACCTGCGCTCCCGAACGGCCTTAGTTTAAATACAAGCACATGTGTGATTTCAGGAACTCCCACCGATCCGCAAGCAGGAACCACCTATACAGTGACTGCAACCAATGGATCAGAATCGGATGGCGAAAATATCACCATTCGCATTGAACCAACCGTATACAAAGTTTTTGTTACCGCAGCAAATTACGACGGCAATTTACAAGGTGCCGCAGCCAATGGTCCTGCTGGGGCCGACTTAAAATGCAATACCGATGCAAACAAACCTGCGACGGGAACTTACAAAGCCATGCTTACGACCGATGCTGGAGCAAGAAGACCTTGTTCTACTGACAATTGTGGTGGTGGCGTCGGAGAAAACACGGATTGGGTTTTCCAATCTGGGCGGATTTACATTCGTGCGAGTGATTCAGCAAGTTTACTCAGTCCCAATGCTGCGGGAATTTTACCAGCAGATGGTTCTGGCAATTTTACAACCAATCCTTACTATCTAAACCATTCCTTTGATTCAGGAACTACAAATAAGGAATTTTGGACAGGGTTTGCTCAAACTAATTATTGGCAAACGGCAACGGCTCAAAATGAAAATAGTTGTAATGGCTGGACGTCGAATGCTACCACATCACCTCCTAGTAATGGTGGGCGGGTTGGAGCATCCAATAGCACTAATTACACTGCCCTTCGGAATGGAAGTGGTAGGAGTTGTTCCACCTCCTACTACCTGCTTTGTGTAGAACAATAAAAATTCAAAAAGTAACTCACTTACTTTTTTCACTCGCTTTCCCTAGAAACTAAGTTACAATCTTTCTCCGTGATCCAAATCCTTATTAATTCCCTAGCCGGGAAAACAGTTTCTCTCACACAAAAAACAACAGACTCCCTACTCAAAGGGGTGCAATTTTTAGTTAAGGGTAGCCTAACCAGTACAGGTGGAGGACTGGATCTACTTTCCAATGCTTTTTTTTATAAACCGGAATGGAGAGAAGCCCTACAAAAAGCAGGAGTCCAAGTTAAGGAAACTGGTCAAAAATCCAATGAAAGTTTACAGAAAACGATAGAACAAACCAACCAAGCCTTTGACAAAGCTCTCTTTAAAGTAGAACTTACGGCAAAACAAAGCGATGATATGGTTTTTGATAATCGAATGGTATCCAGTATTCTTGGAAGTTCACACAATCAAAAATTCAAACTCACTAAAATTGACATGAGTTTCAGGGCTATTGGGAAAGACATTACTGCAAAAGAGTCCATTGCTGAATTTAAGGCTTCACAAAAAACGAAATCAGTTCTCTTTCTTCCTGGATTGTTTACTGATG is a window of Leptospira kanakyensis DNA encoding:
- a CDS encoding DUF1554 domain-containing protein; this translates as MRWNFFVSFLFLGWLFSCNQVNPRDELLFTIVSGLSPIATTTIISIPTTGKINVSSASVTLTYGTPQNFGISLVRQPTANVTITLTFTSSKLQVNGSNSPLTNVLTFTPANYSAVQTVSLSSATQIIDSSSLSVTASSTDSYYNGTSGSIPITHRNVNIVYTGSSFIFQEDVVAPTLTPTISFSHTSCSVAPALPNGLSLNTSTCVISGTPTDPQAGTTYTVTATNGSESDGENITIRIEPTVYKVFVTAANYDGNLQGAAANGPAGADLKCNTDANKPATGTYKAMLTTDAGARRPCSTDNCGGGVGENTDWVFQSGRIYIRASDSASLLSPNAAGILPADGSGNFTTNPYYLNHSFDSGTTNKEFWTGFAQTNYWQTATAQNENSCNGWTSNATTSPPSNGGRVGASNSTNYTALRNGSGRSCSTSYYLLCVEQ